A genomic window from Lutra lutra chromosome 17, mLutLut1.2, whole genome shotgun sequence includes:
- the LOC125088889 gene encoding LOW QUALITY PROTEIN: sialic acid-binding Ig-like lectin 14 (The sequence of the model RefSeq protein was modified relative to this genomic sequence to represent the inferred CDS: inserted 1 base in 1 codon): MVPLLLLPLLWGGSLQEDWGYKLQVQDTVTVPEGLCVHVPCTFSYPRSSWPTRERPYVYWFRSGDSSHNSQPVATNDQKTKVKTEFRDRFILVGKPGENDCSLRIREARRSDQGLYRFQIETDYRRYTYRDKQLNLQVAALTQEPDIHFPEPLKSGYPTNLTCSLRGICEEGGPLSFFWVGGALDSLDPQTLHSSVLTLTPRVQDHGSNLXCQVHLPGGQGTVERTIRLNVSYAPQLMTTRVFQGNYTVPKMLSNGMSLPVLEGQFLSLVCIADSNPPALLSWSREGKALSPSQPSAPGVLELLHVGVEDEGEFTCQAQNTLGSQHISISLSVHSSPSSCNCVTEKQEGSWPLVLTLIRGVLMGAGFLLAYGLTWIYYTRCRGPPGIGAERPE; encoded by the exons ATGgtgcccctgctgctgctgcccctgctgtgGGGGG GGTCCCTGCAGGAGGACTGGGGGTACAAGCTCCAAGTGCAGGACACGGTGACGGTGCCAGAGggtctgtgtgtgcacgtgcccTGCACCTTCTCCTATCCCAGGAGCTCGTGGCCTACCCGTGAGAGGCCCTACGTGTACTGGTTCCGGAGTGGGGACAGCTCCCATAACTCTCAGCCTGTGGCTACAAATGATCAAAAAACAAAGGTGAAGACAGAGTTCCGGGACCGGTTCATCCTCGTCGGGAAGCCCGGGGAAAACGACTGCTCCCTGAGAATCAGAGAGGCCAGGAGGAGCGACCAGGGACTCTACAGGTTCCAAATAGAGACAGACTATCGGAGATATACTTACAGAGATAAGCAGCTGAACCTGCAGGTGGCAG CCCTGACACAGGAACCCGACATCCACTTTCCGGAGCCCCTGAAGTCTGGCTATCCCACGAACCTGACCTGTAGTCTGCGGGGAATCTGTGAAGAAGGAGGACCTCTCAGCTTCTTCTGGGTGGGGGGTGCTCTTGACTCGCTGGACCCCCAGACCCTCCACTCCTCGGTGCTGACCCTCACCCCGAGGGTGCAGGACCATGGCAGCAACC ACTGTCAGGTGCACCTGCCAGGAGGTCAGGGCACCGTGGAAAGAACCATCAGGCTCAATGTCTCCT ACGCTCCACAGTTGATGACCACGCGTGTTTTTCAGGGAAACTACACAG TCCCGAAGATGCTGAGCAACGGCATGTCACTGCCTGTCTTGGAGGGTCAGTTCCTGAGCCTAGTCTGCATCGCTGACAGCAACCCCCCTGCCTTGCTGAGCTGGTCCCGGGAGGGCAAAGCCCtgagcccctcccagccctcgGCGCCTGGGGTCCTGGAGCTGCTCCACGTAGGGGTGGAAGATGAAGGGGAATTTACCTGCCAGGCTCAGAACACGCTGGGCTCCCAGCACATCTCCATCAGCCTCTCTGTGCACA GTAGCCCCTCTTCCTGCAACTGTGTGACTGAGAAGCAGGAGGGCTCCTGGCCCCTGGTCCTCACCCTGATCAGAGGGGTCCTCATGGGGGCTGGCTTCCTCCTCGCTTATGGCCTCACCTGGATCTACTACACCAG GTGCAGGGGACCCCCAGGGATCGGGGCCGAGAGGCCTGAGTGA